A genome region from Indicator indicator isolate 239-I01 chromosome 24, UM_Iind_1.1, whole genome shotgun sequence includes the following:
- the STMN3 gene encoding stathmin-3 produces MASTVSAYKEKMKELSLLSLICSCFHTQPHPNTIYQYGDMEVKQLDKRASGQSFEVILKSPSDLSPESPILSSPPKKKDLSLEELQRRLEAAEERRKTQEAQVLKQLAEKREHEREVLHKALEENNNFSRLAEEKLNYKMELSREIREAHLAALRERLREKELHAAEVRRNKEQREEISG; encoded by the exons atggccagcaccGTCTCAG cctacaaggagaaaatgaaggagctgtctctgctctccctcatctgctcctgcttccaCACCCAGCCCCACCCTAACACCATCTACCAGTATGGAG ACATGGAGGTGAAGCAGCTGGATAAGAGGGCATCAGGCCAGAGCTTTGAAGTGATCTTGAAGTCCCCTTCAGATTTATCTCCTGAGAGCCCaatcctttcctccccccccaagAAGAAGGACCTGtccctggaggagctgcagaggaggctggaggctgcagaagagaggaggaag ACCCAGGAGGCCCaggtgctgaagcagctggCTGAGAAGAGGGAACACGAGCGGGAGGTGCTGCACAAGGCACTGGAGGAGAACAACAACTTCAGCCGCCTGGCCGAGGAGAAGCTCAACTACAagatggagctgagcagggagaTCCGGGAAGCACACCTGGCTGCCTTGAGGGAGAGGCTCCGTGAGAAG GAACTGCACGCAGCCGAAGTCCGCAGGAACAAGGAACAGCGGGAGGAGATCTCTGGCTAA